Proteins from one Gilliamella sp. ESL0443 genomic window:
- a CDS encoding D-(-)-3-hydroxybutyrate oligomer hydrolase, which produces MPIKLKKTSTLSTLLFLIIFSNPSGAELGDPANQNPINHKPQWLVVHSSNYYDGDSDDLVTAGMGFTALSKMIQKINYADPSNPTPQELRRAKLNRFIDTKTGEGSLFGFKSEELSPLFDGKIAGTEILATIKDENVGLLLQVPIDFNKKKPCIVVVPASGSDGLYNAKDIQIRGLWGLKHNCAVVYNDKGLGTGIYDITNEQGFTVDGQVAKDNILFKPTIQNQKEFIKNNPHRYAVKQLHSKQNQEAKWPTYTFYSIVFALYELNELFPEPNNLYFNDTNTIILVYGAEDGGAAALKLAELRLRSRINGVVAVNPQIQTSLENSNENISSRSLPDYSSYGALYIPCAIPAIEPNKQDKYVPDASKYLFSQNRCDALKQANLLSTGTPKEALNKLYDYGWKPEMSIQLPYFYLNESIAYPYKYISAYGRYDVTENMCDFSVASTQQDPYYNSGEVKPLKQVNFAEIWGLSSGQLPIWANPDATAIDLVENKDVTSPRREWYSSSTIEHQIDYGTKGAICLREKIKDPRVIKGLKEIQATGNLNKVKTFIVHGKNNPKQLIDYTSRPYVALNSKVEGKESQLRYIEVENASYLDGKAPFDNTLLPIDYYGDEAMEWLWANITNQTTLPESQIIRTKPRGGISGQAPQATAENLIPISQTPDTNNLITVDNGKITFSQ; this is translated from the coding sequence ATGCCAATAAAATTAAAAAAAACAAGCACGTTATCCACCTTACTCTTTTTAATAATATTTTCAAATCCTAGCGGTGCTGAATTAGGTGATCCTGCAAACCAAAATCCAATTAATCATAAACCTCAATGGTTGGTTGTTCATAGCTCAAACTACTATGATGGTGATAGTGATGATCTTGTTACCGCTGGAATGGGGTTTACAGCCTTATCGAAAATGATCCAAAAGATCAATTATGCCGATCCATCAAATCCAACCCCCCAAGAATTACGCCGTGCAAAATTAAATCGATTTATTGATACAAAAACCGGAGAAGGCTCTCTATTTGGATTCAAAAGTGAAGAATTGTCGCCTTTATTTGATGGAAAAATTGCAGGCACAGAAATTTTAGCCACAATAAAAGATGAAAATGTTGGCTTGCTATTACAAGTTCCCATCGATTTTAATAAGAAAAAACCCTGTATTGTTGTCGTACCAGCTTCTGGTTCTGATGGACTATATAACGCCAAAGATATACAAATCCGTGGATTGTGGGGTCTTAAACATAACTGCGCAGTAGTTTATAACGACAAAGGTTTAGGTACTGGTATTTATGATATTACCAACGAGCAAGGCTTTACTGTTGATGGTCAAGTTGCTAAGGACAATATACTCTTTAAGCCAACTATACAAAATCAAAAAGAGTTTATCAAAAATAATCCACACCGTTATGCAGTAAAACAGCTACATTCAAAGCAAAATCAAGAAGCAAAATGGCCAACATATACCTTCTATTCAATTGTTTTCGCTTTATATGAATTAAATGAACTATTTCCGGAACCTAATAATCTTTACTTTAACGATACTAATACCATCATATTAGTCTATGGAGCTGAGGATGGTGGAGCTGCGGCACTTAAGCTAGCTGAATTACGTTTAAGAAGTAGAATTAATGGTGTGGTTGCAGTTAATCCACAAATTCAAACAAGTTTAGAAAATAGTAACGAAAACATAAGCTCTCGTTCATTACCCGATTATAGCTCCTATGGGGCACTTTATATTCCTTGTGCCATACCGGCAATTGAACCCAATAAGCAGGACAAATACGTCCCCGATGCCTCTAAATATCTTTTTTCACAAAACCGTTGTGATGCATTAAAGCAAGCCAACTTACTATCAACCGGCACGCCGAAAGAGGCATTAAACAAGCTGTATGATTATGGTTGGAAGCCTGAAATGAGCATCCAATTACCTTATTTCTATCTTAATGAATCAATTGCCTACCCTTATAAATATATTAGCGCCTATGGTCGATATGATGTAACTGAAAACATGTGTGACTTTTCAGTGGCGAGTACCCAACAAGACCCATATTACAATTCTGGTGAAGTAAAACCACTAAAACAAGTCAATTTTGCCGAAATTTGGGGATTATCTAGTGGCCAGTTACCAATCTGGGCCAACCCTGATGCCACCGCTATTGACCTTGTTGAAAATAAAGATGTCACCTCTCCTCGACGTGAATGGTATTCAAGTTCTACCATTGAACATCAAATAGATTATGGAACTAAAGGTGCCATCTGTTTAAGAGAAAAAATAAAAGATCCACGCGTGATTAAAGGTTTAAAAGAAATCCAGGCAACAGGTAACTTAAACAAAGTCAAAACCTTTATTGTTCATGGTAAAAATAACCCTAAACAACTTATTGACTACACATCTCGACCTTATGTTGCATTAAACAGTAAAGTGGAAGGAAAAGAGTCACAACTCCGTTATATTGAAGTTGAAAATGCAAGTTATCTTGATGGCAAAGCGCCTTTTGACAATACGCTATTACCTATTGACTATTATGGTGATGAAGCCATGGAATGGTTATGGGCTAATATAACCAATCAAACCACTTTACCGGAAAGCCAAATCATTCGCACAAAACCGAGAGGAGGCATAAGTGGACAAGCGCCACAAGCTACGGCTGAAAATCTAATCCCAATATCGCAAACTCCAGATACCAACAATCTAATCACTGTCGATAATGGCAAGATTACCTTTTCGCAATAA
- a CDS encoding siderophore-interacting protein, protein MHEKSKKYIINASLTVIKVERPSESYFRLHFSCDKPLEVNPNWICPHLKLLFADPLTGKITFPMLDENNKILVSDKVRQFARSYSIRAYDESSNQMVIDFAIHDSGLATVWAQQAKVGDQIGIVGTAGKLEFDNQYLILMGDVSSLPTICYTLEHLPANHKAVAFIEVNHKSDIVELPSDLTVQWLIKDANHPNQLVDAVMSWDLSQQDNLLFWGGLECSLARQLRQAIKDKYVDLQPSSVHITSYWREGFAEGEFKHRD, encoded by the coding sequence ATGCACGAAAAATCAAAAAAATACATTATTAATGCTTCATTGACGGTGATTAAAGTTGAAAGGCCGTCAGAGAGTTATTTTCGGTTACATTTTAGTTGTGATAAGCCTTTAGAAGTTAATCCAAATTGGATTTGTCCTCATTTAAAGTTGTTATTTGCTGATCCTTTGACTGGCAAAATTACTTTCCCGATGTTAGATGAAAATAATAAAATTTTAGTGAGTGATAAAGTTCGACAATTTGCTCGCAGTTATAGTATTCGTGCTTATGATGAGTCGTCCAATCAAATGGTGATTGATTTTGCGATTCACGACAGCGGTTTAGCGACGGTTTGGGCTCAACAGGCAAAAGTGGGCGATCAAATCGGTATAGTTGGGACAGCAGGTAAGTTAGAATTTGATAATCAATATTTGATTTTGATGGGTGATGTGTCTTCTCTGCCAACCATCTGTTATACCCTTGAACATTTACCTGCAAATCATAAAGCAGTTGCTTTTATTGAGGTTAATCATAAGAGCGATATCGTTGAACTGCCATCTGATTTAACTGTTCAATGGTTGATTAAAGATGCCAATCATCCTAATCAATTAGTTGATGCGGTGATGAGTTGGGATTTGAGTCAGCAGGATAATCTATTGTTTTGGGGCGGGTTAGAGTGTTCGCTTGCTCGGCAATTACGTCAGGCAATTAAAGATAAATATGTCGATTTGCAACCTAGTTCGGTCCACATTACTAGTTATTGGCGAGAAGGTTTTGCTGAAGGGGAGTTTAAACATCGAGATTAG
- the ilvY gene encoding HTH-type transcriptional activator IlvY encodes MNIRDLKLFLHLCDTCHFGISADAMHVSPSTLSRQIQRLEEQFGHRLFIRDNRQVQITHEGEKVKHFAQQVINLHQQLKQELDQADQRLVGELTLFCSVTAAYSHLPEILDRFRLHYPLVEIKLSTGDAADAVEKIQSHQADLAIAGKPKQLPSGVEFIKLGEIEMVLLIPKLNSSFSDKLHQKAPDWHNIPFILPEHGPSRHRIDLWFKQQKIISPKIYATVAGHEAIVSMVALGCGVALLPKVVMENSPERVRERITEWSTNLMEPFDVGICVQKRRLSEKIISAFWAISNPNLPTQ; translated from the coding sequence ATGAATATTCGTGACTTAAAATTGTTTTTACATCTCTGTGATACATGTCATTTTGGAATAAGTGCCGATGCTATGCATGTAAGTCCTTCCACCCTTTCAAGGCAGATTCAGCGCCTTGAAGAACAATTTGGTCATCGATTATTTATCCGTGACAACCGGCAAGTTCAAATTACCCACGAAGGTGAAAAAGTAAAACACTTTGCCCAACAAGTCATTAATCTACACCAACAATTAAAACAAGAATTAGACCAAGCCGATCAACGATTAGTTGGTGAATTAACCTTATTTTGCTCGGTCACAGCGGCTTACAGCCATCTACCTGAAATACTTGATCGCTTTCGCCTACACTACCCATTAGTAGAAATTAAACTATCCACAGGAGATGCAGCCGATGCTGTTGAAAAAATTCAATCTCATCAAGCTGATTTAGCTATTGCAGGAAAACCCAAACAACTACCATCTGGTGTTGAATTTATTAAATTAGGCGAAATTGAAATGGTATTACTCATACCTAAACTTAATAGTTCATTCAGTGACAAATTGCATCAAAAAGCACCAGATTGGCATAATATCCCATTCATATTGCCTGAGCACGGTCCAAGCCGACATCGAATAGATTTATGGTTTAAACAACAAAAAATCATCAGCCCCAAAATTTATGCAACGGTAGCTGGGCACGAAGCCATTGTCTCCATGGTTGCTTTGGGTTGTGGAGTGGCTTTATTGCCTAAAGTAGTAATGGAAAATAGCCCAGAAAGAGTAAGAGAACGCATCACCGAATGGTCAACCAATTTAATGGAACCGTTTGATGTTGGCATCTGTGTGCAAAAAAGACGATTATCAGAAAAAATTATTTCAGCATTTTGGGCTATTAGTAACCCAAATTTACCAACCCAATAA
- a CDS encoding ACP phosphodiesterase: protein MNILAHLHLATLANSSLIGNTVADFVKGDAYRQYPKEIADGIMLHRRIDRLIDSFAEVKQAKLLFRQSHQRVAPITLDIIWDHFLSKYWAEFNAKQSLSSFNTFTKLQIQPYIANYPVDYQDFMGAMWRGEWLVNYASVDFIGNVLNGMAKRRPKLYLLSDTFIDFEQNYTPLKTLFFELYPKMCSLIKVSNIAD from the coding sequence ATGAATATTCTTGCACATTTACATTTGGCAACTTTGGCGAATAGTTCGTTGATTGGTAATACAGTTGCTGATTTTGTTAAAGGTGATGCTTATCGACAATATCCTAAAGAGATTGCCGATGGGATTATGTTGCATCGTAGGATTGATCGTTTGATTGATAGTTTTGCTGAAGTTAAGCAGGCTAAATTGCTTTTTCGACAATCACATCAACGTGTTGCACCGATCACCTTGGATATTATTTGGGACCATTTTTTGTCAAAATATTGGGCGGAATTTAACGCTAAGCAATCTCTTTCATCATTCAATACCTTCACTAAGTTGCAGATTCAGCCTTATATCGCAAATTATCCAGTTGATTATCAAGATTTTATGGGCGCAATGTGGCGTGGTGAATGGTTGGTAAATTATGCCTCGGTGGATTTTATTGGTAACGTTTTAAACGGTATGGCAAAACGTCGACCTAAGCTCTATTTATTAAGCGATACCTTTATTGATTTTGAACAAAACTATACGCCACTAAAAACATTGTTTTTCGAGCTTTATCCTAAAATGTGTTCACTTATTAAGGTATCGAATATAGCTGATTAA